Proteins co-encoded in one Thermomicrobiales bacterium genomic window:
- a CDS encoding nitroreductase family protein → MIPAPTPAERQPLADDALEAFGTVIRGRRSVRRFRPDPLPDELVDRVLEAGLWAPSPHGTQPWRFAVLRAVETRAQLADAMAASWRHNLAMDGESEEVILGRLAGSRRRLTEAPVLILVSLDTRDLDHYPDPARAAAERTMAIQSLGACVQNMLLAAHANGIDAGWMCAPLFCPEIVVASLGLDPAIEPQALLALGHAAADPKRRPRRSLGALLVFDDRDS, encoded by the coding sequence ATGATCCCAGCCCCGACACCCGCTGAACGACAGCCGTTGGCAGACGACGCGTTGGAAGCGTTCGGCACGGTGATCCGCGGCCGCCGGTCGGTGCGGCGGTTCCGGCCCGATCCGTTGCCGGATGAGCTGGTTGATCGGGTGTTGGAGGCCGGGCTCTGGGCTCCTTCGCCGCACGGCACGCAGCCGTGGCGGTTCGCTGTGCTGCGCGCCGTGGAAACCCGCGCGCAACTGGCCGACGCGATGGCTGCGAGCTGGCGGCACAATCTGGCGATGGACGGTGAGTCGGAAGAGGTCATACTCGGCCGGCTGGCCGGGTCGCGGCGACGGCTGACCGAGGCGCCTGTCTTGATCCTCGTGTCCCTCGATACTCGCGATCTCGACCACTATCCGGATCCTGCGCGCGCGGCTGCCGAGCGCACGATGGCGATCCAGAGCCTTGGGGCGTGCGTTCAGAACATGCTGCTGGCAGCCCATGCGAACGGCATCGACGCAGGGTGGATGTGCGCGCCGCTGTTCTGTCCAGAGATTGTCGTCGCGTCGCTGGGGCTGGATCCGGCGATCGAGCCGCAGGCGCTCCTCGCGCTCGGCCACGCCGCGGCGGATCCGAAGCGCCGTCCACGCAGGTCGCTCGGCGCGCTTCTCGTGTTCGACGACCGAGATAGCTAG
- a CDS encoding S8 family serine peptidase encodes MLRRILLVFFLLFSLGVLLAPMPASAATDSGGDFVPGELLVKFRTGTRTADIADAHRTSGGRVERTVRGGDVQVVAVPRGLETSRLALYRRNSNVEFAELNGIYHAVAMPNDPRVGDQWQYQNTGQTGGKVDADIDAFEAWDVTQGSPSVAIAIVDTGIDSAHADLSGKVVKSVNFTSSPTAEDRFGHGTHVAGIVAATTGNSIGVAGTCPNCVLYNVKVLGDDGSGSWANIAAGINWALDNGAKVINLSLGGTVGSYALQSSINNAWSKGVVVVAAAGNSNTSSAFYPAYYSNTIAVAATNSSDQRSSFSNYGSWVDVAAPGENILSTTMNSTYGTMSGTSMAAPFVSGLAGLLWSTGYGTSNSSVRSRLESTADRITGTGSRWANGRINACKAVGGQCDQPANGPTVSIASPANGVLVTDVSAALFVEVLANDAAAAPGSLGVAISVDGGSWNAAAWNASTSRYGWSWDLSGLANGPHSIRARATNATNVSTVTTPVNVRIARPVALPGTFQAEDYTSYYDNSSGNVGGAYWNDDVDKESCSDGAGCYSVGWIESGEWLSYPVAIAGAGNYAFSFRLATPNSNATIRVLIDDADVSGPIAISSTGGWQAWGNATSGPVPLPAGSHTLKLVFGYSGTNPGYLFNLNSATVTQSVAVDNPPTVAITSPGATTTVAGLVSVVATASDDIGVARVEFLVDGASIGVDTNGGDGWAVTWDSSSVGDGARTLTAIATDSAGQSTTSAAITINVKNLNAPPQALFTAACSGLSCAFDASGSLDPDGTIVGYAWLFGDGGSGSGSTTSHTYSGSGSYTVTLTVTDNQGATAQSSKTVDVAALAATMHIGDLDGSYARFWFWTSATVSVRVEAGDGSGVASATVNGTFRQGTWSKRMSCVTGTAGVCTISSGTLPSGTASASFTVDSVTHATLTYDATANRDPDGDSDGTTILIR; translated from the coding sequence ATGCTGCGTCGAATCCTGTTGGTGTTCTTCCTCCTGTTCTCGTTGGGGGTTCTCCTCGCTCCCATGCCGGCCAGCGCGGCAACCGACTCGGGCGGAGATTTCGTTCCCGGCGAACTCCTGGTCAAGTTTCGGACAGGGACTCGAACCGCCGACATTGCCGATGCACATCGAACGTCAGGCGGTCGCGTCGAGCGGACTGTCCGTGGCGGCGATGTCCAGGTGGTGGCGGTGCCGCGTGGTCTCGAGACCTCCCGGCTGGCGCTGTATCGCCGCAACTCGAACGTCGAGTTCGCTGAGCTGAACGGGATCTATCACGCAGTCGCGATGCCGAATGATCCCCGCGTCGGCGATCAGTGGCAGTATCAGAACACGGGCCAGACCGGCGGGAAGGTCGATGCGGATATCGACGCGTTTGAAGCCTGGGATGTCACGCAGGGCAGCCCGAGCGTCGCGATCGCTATCGTCGACACGGGCATCGACTCGGCGCACGCCGACCTGTCGGGCAAAGTGGTGAAGTCGGTGAACTTCACCAGCAGCCCGACCGCCGAGGATCGCTTCGGACATGGCACCCATGTCGCGGGGATTGTTGCCGCGACAACCGGCAACAGCATCGGCGTCGCCGGGACGTGTCCGAACTGTGTGCTCTACAACGTCAAGGTGCTGGGCGATGACGGCAGCGGCTCCTGGGCGAACATCGCTGCCGGAATCAACTGGGCGCTCGACAACGGGGCCAAGGTGATCAACCTCAGCCTCGGCGGGACAGTCGGCTCCTACGCGCTGCAATCATCGATCAACAACGCCTGGAGCAAGGGGGTCGTCGTTGTCGCGGCAGCCGGCAATAGCAACACCTCGTCGGCGTTCTACCCTGCCTACTACAGCAATACCATCGCCGTGGCCGCGACGAATAGCAGCGACCAGCGGTCGAGCTTCTCGAACTACGGCAGCTGGGTTGATGTTGCCGCGCCGGGCGAGAACATTCTCTCGACGACGATGAACAGCACCTACGGCACGATGAGCGGCACGTCGATGGCCGCGCCGTTTGTATCCGGTCTGGCCGGCCTGCTCTGGTCCACTGGTTACGGGACCAGCAACAGCAGCGTGCGTAGCCGGCTGGAATCCACCGCCGATCGCATCACCGGGACCGGTAGCCGGTGGGCGAACGGAAGAATCAACGCCTGCAAAGCGGTTGGCGGGCAATGTGACCAGCCGGCCAATGGGCCGACTGTCTCGATTGCCAGCCCGGCGAACGGTGTCCTCGTCACTGACGTGAGCGCCGCGCTCTTCGTCGAGGTTCTGGCGAATGACGCGGCGGCCGCGCCTGGGTCGCTGGGCGTGGCGATTAGCGTCGACGGTGGCTCATGGAACGCGGCTGCCTGGAACGCATCTACCTCCCGATATGGGTGGAGCTGGGATCTCAGCGGCTTGGCAAACGGGCCCCACTCGATCCGCGCCCGCGCGACTAACGCGACGAACGTGAGCACAGTCACTACTCCCGTCAACGTCCGGATTGCTCGACCAGTAGCCCTGCCCGGCACGTTCCAGGCAGAGGACTACACCTCGTACTACGACAACTCCTCTGGCAACGTAGGCGGCGCCTACTGGAACGATGACGTCGACAAGGAGTCCTGCTCGGACGGAGCCGGCTGCTACAGCGTCGGCTGGATTGAGTCTGGCGAGTGGTTGTCGTACCCAGTGGCGATCGCCGGGGCAGGCAACTACGCATTCTCGTTCCGCCTGGCGACGCCGAACTCGAACGCGACGATCCGGGTGCTGATTGACGACGCCGACGTGTCCGGGCCGATCGCGATCTCAAGCACCGGCGGCTGGCAGGCCTGGGGGAACGCCACCAGCGGGCCAGTGCCTCTGCCGGCCGGATCCCACACACTGAAGCTCGTCTTCGGATACAGCGGGACCAACCCCGGCTATCTGTTCAATCTCAACTCCGCGACCGTCACTCAGTCGGTCGCAGTCGACAACCCGCCGACCGTCGCGATCACCAGCCCGGGGGCGACGACGACGGTCGCCGGCCTCGTCAGCGTCGTGGCGACAGCTAGCGACGACATCGGCGTGGCCCGCGTCGAATTCCTGGTCGATGGCGCGTCGATTGGCGTCGATACGAACGGCGGAGACGGCTGGGCGGTCACCTGGGATTCCAGCAGTGTCGGAGATGGCGCGCGCACGCTGACGGCGATAGCGACGGACAGCGCCGGCCAGTCGACGACGAGCGCCGCCATCACCATCAATGTCAAGAATCTCAACGCACCGCCCCAGGCTCTGTTTACCGCGGCCTGCAGCGGCCTCTCGTGTGCGTTTGACGCGAGCGGATCTCTGGATCCCGACGGCACGATCGTGGGGTATGCGTGGCTGTTTGGTGACGGTGGCAGCGGCTCCGGATCGACGACCAGCCATACATATTCCGGCTCGGGAAGCTACACCGTCACACTGACAGTGACCGACAACCAGGGAGCGACTGCGCAATCCAGCAAGACGGTCGATGTGGCTGCCCTGGCGGCAACGATGCACATTGGTGACCTCGATGGCAGCTACGCCCGGTTCTGGTTCTGGACGAGCGCGACCGTCAGCGTCCGGGTGGAGGCCGGCGACGGCAGCGGCGTCGCTAGCGCCACGGTGAACGGGACGTTCCGGCAGGGAACCTGGTCGAAACGCATGTCGTGTGTGACCGGCACTGCCGGCGTCTGCACGATCTCGTCCGGCACGCTGCCATCGGGCACTGCGAGCGCGAGCTTCACAGTCGATTCGGTGACGCATGCGACGTTGACCTACGACGCAACCGCGAACCGCGACCCGGATGGCGACAGCGACGGCACGACGATTTTGATTCGATAG
- a CDS encoding MOSC domain-containing protein, with product MTHPVVLSIQVGMPRTMVDESGIDQLDAQWISGIYKDTVQGPVRLTVTGPEGDGQADLVYHGGLHQAVLLYAASHYPAWREELGRPDLVFGDFGENLTVEGLTEADVCIGDRYELGETLLEVSQPRQPCWKLSRRNGVAGLAQEVVRKGLGGWYVRVLREGNVEAGQELIRLARPYPDWTILRANDIIYGREADPVTRAALAACPAISPRWKEALSGNPD from the coding sequence GTGACGCATCCGGTCGTGCTGTCGATTCAGGTCGGCATGCCAAGGACGATGGTCGATGAGAGCGGTATCGATCAACTCGATGCTCAGTGGATCAGCGGGATCTATAAGGACACCGTTCAGGGGCCGGTCCGGCTCACGGTTACCGGGCCGGAGGGGGATGGGCAGGCCGACCTGGTCTACCACGGTGGCCTCCATCAGGCTGTCCTGCTCTACGCGGCGAGCCACTATCCGGCCTGGCGCGAGGAACTCGGCCGGCCGGACCTCGTGTTCGGCGACTTCGGCGAGAATCTGACGGTCGAGGGTCTGACCGAGGCGGACGTCTGCATCGGCGATCGCTACGAGCTCGGCGAGACGCTCCTGGAGGTGTCGCAGCCACGGCAGCCGTGCTGGAAGCTCTCGCGCCGCAACGGTGTCGCCGGCCTGGCCCAGGAGGTCGTGCGCAAAGGGCTCGGCGGCTGGTACGTCCGGGTGCTTCGCGAGGGCAATGTCGAAGCTGGCCAGGAGCTCATCAGGCTCGCGCGCCCCTACCCCGACTGGACCATCCTGCGCGCCAACGACATCATCTACGGTCGCGAGGCGGATCCGGTCACGCGGGCCGCGCTGGCCGCCTGCCCGGCGATCTCGCCACGCTGGAAAGAGGCGCTGTCGGGAAACCCTGACTGA
- a CDS encoding plastocyanin/azurin family copper-binding protein, whose protein sequence is MVDHQWRRFRLFVILIVMGLISTVAAAGGAAEAQLGLKSSAAAQRATITAQTVYFEPYDLLLQAGVPVVLEFRNDGRSHHDLVIDGINIIDGVVDMGSSSGGPKMSFKPGTVRLVAGKGQSVRVTFIPRVGRFDFYCSEAGHRGAGMRGTIVVR, encoded by the coding sequence ATGGTCGATCATCAGTGGCGTCGGTTTCGTCTGTTTGTCATCCTGATCGTGATGGGGCTGATCTCGACGGTTGCGGCGGCCGGCGGCGCGGCTGAGGCGCAGCTCGGGCTGAAGAGCAGCGCGGCGGCCCAGAGGGCCACGATCACCGCGCAGACCGTCTACTTCGAGCCGTATGATCTCCTGCTCCAGGCGGGCGTTCCGGTGGTGCTGGAGTTCAGGAACGATGGGCGGTCTCACCACGACCTCGTGATCGACGGGATCAACATTATCGACGGGGTTGTCGATATGGGATCGAGCAGTGGTGGCCCGAAGATGTCGTTCAAGCCCGGCACTGTGCGACTGGTGGCGGGCAAGGGGCAGTCCGTTCGGGTGACGTTCATCCCGCGGGTCGGGAGGTTCGACTTCTATTGCAGCGAGGCCGGCCATCGTGGGGCCGGGATGCGTGGGACGATTGTGGTGCGGTAG
- a CDS encoding phosphatase PAP2 family protein gives MDTRLLYAINGLAGRYDLVDDMVEMISHYGPLLMVAILVGLWFWPAARDQRDRFQSAVIIATFSATLALGVNQVIIRTWDRPRPFAAHAVTLLLAPSKDPSFPSDHAAFAFAVAVAVLLMARRVGWLLLAMAALIGLARVYAGEHYPGDVVAGAVVGSLVATLCAAQYSLVAPVLDPMLQFARRIHLA, from the coding sequence ATGGATACCCGGCTGCTCTACGCGATCAACGGCCTTGCCGGCCGATATGACCTTGTCGACGACATGGTCGAGATGATCAGCCACTACGGGCCGCTTCTGATGGTCGCTATCCTCGTCGGGCTCTGGTTCTGGCCGGCCGCGCGAGACCAACGGGATCGGTTCCAGTCGGCGGTGATCATCGCCACCTTCAGCGCGACACTGGCGCTTGGCGTGAATCAGGTGATCATTCGGACCTGGGATCGCCCTCGCCCATTCGCTGCGCACGCGGTGACGCTGCTGCTGGCGCCTTCGAAGGATCCGTCCTTTCCCAGCGATCACGCCGCCTTCGCCTTTGCGGTGGCGGTTGCGGTGCTCCTGATGGCGCGGCGCGTTGGCTGGCTGCTGCTGGCGATGGCGGCGCTGATCGGCCTGGCCCGCGTGTACGCCGGCGAACACTACCCGGGTGATGTCGTCGCTGGCGCGGTGGTGGGCTCGTTGGTGGCGACGCTGTGCGCAGCGCAGTACTCGCTGGTGGCGCCGGTGCTCGACCCGATGCTGCAATTCGCTCGTCGGATACACCTCGCCTGA
- a CDS encoding acetate--CoA ligase family protein → MGRSGEPGRAVESHRLRRLVDPASIAVVGVSPKGGYGLGTVENLERFGFPGRIYQVNPNYREVAGRPAWPDLASLPEAVDAVAIAVPARATPGVVRDAIATGAGGAVAFAAGFAELGAEGLSLQAEIAALGRESGFPLIGPNCLGVVNYVRRTPLWGITTGTRTEAGRIAVVGQSGNIVLSLMSSTCCPPLSHAVSCGNQAVVDAVEVIDFFLGDPEVRVVIAVMETIGDVAAFRRVAARAAERETPIIVLKLGRSMQGSRAAVAHTGSLTGATHLADALFDECGVIRVNDLDEAGAVAALLAAKRRPAGRGLGVTASSGGECGLVSDIAAAAGLTLPELPASASERIAPLLPPFARPANPLDITAVGWGYRDVSRETIAALAAIPGVDIVASVGQASAYVGSLDEYGWWPMVEGLGDVAASGSTPIVVVSTVPDVQPELVAALAAYDIPVLAGTQTAIHAIASAGRYAEWLRDRPAPAVAAPIDERRRAKALALLPPAGSGGVSETVSKAVADLYGIPTPAGGIATTVDEALGIARETGYPVVLKIEADGLHHKTEAGGVVVGLDSDDAVRVAYPALVRRVMTAVPDAGIRGVRVERMAPEGVELVVGGTNDPAFGPAVVVGMGGVLVELLRDAVHGLAPVDMAGGLRMLAALRGRPLLEGFRGGRPADTEAVAAAIAAVSTLLSELPEVREIDINPLVALGRGDGCVALDCLLVV, encoded by the coding sequence GTGGGCAGATCGGGCGAGCCTGGGCGGGCTGTTGAGAGCCATCGTTTGCGGCGTCTGGTCGATCCGGCATCGATCGCAGTCGTGGGCGTCTCGCCGAAGGGTGGATACGGACTCGGGACCGTCGAGAACCTCGAGCGTTTCGGCTTTCCGGGTCGCATCTACCAGGTGAACCCGAACTATCGCGAGGTTGCCGGCCGGCCGGCCTGGCCCGATCTGGCTTCCCTTCCGGAGGCGGTCGACGCGGTCGCGATTGCCGTCCCTGCCCGCGCGACGCCGGGTGTCGTTCGTGACGCGATCGCGACCGGCGCGGGTGGCGCCGTCGCCTTCGCCGCAGGATTCGCCGAGCTGGGCGCCGAGGGGCTCTCGCTTCAGGCGGAGATCGCGGCGCTGGGTCGTGAATCGGGCTTTCCGTTGATCGGCCCGAACTGTCTCGGCGTCGTGAACTACGTTCGGCGGACACCCCTCTGGGGGATCACCACCGGCACGCGGACAGAGGCGGGGCGCATTGCGGTTGTCGGTCAGAGCGGGAACATCGTCCTGTCGCTGATGTCGTCCACCTGCTGCCCCCCGCTCTCACACGCCGTCTCGTGCGGCAACCAGGCGGTGGTAGATGCTGTTGAGGTTATCGACTTCTTCCTTGGTGATCCTGAGGTTCGGGTTGTCATCGCGGTGATGGAGACGATCGGGGATGTTGCGGCATTCCGGCGGGTCGCCGCGAGGGCCGCTGAGCGCGAGACGCCAATCATCGTCCTCAAGCTGGGGCGATCCATGCAGGGAAGTCGAGCGGCGGTCGCGCACACAGGCTCGCTCACTGGCGCGACGCACCTGGCCGATGCGCTGTTCGATGAGTGTGGCGTGATCCGGGTCAACGATCTGGATGAGGCGGGGGCGGTGGCCGCGCTGCTGGCTGCGAAGCGGCGGCCGGCCGGCCGTGGCCTCGGTGTCACTGCCAGCTCTGGCGGCGAATGTGGCCTCGTCTCGGACATCGCGGCGGCGGCCGGCCTGACGCTGCCGGAGCTGCCAGCGTCGGCGAGTGAGCGCATCGCACCGCTGCTCCCGCCGTTCGCGCGGCCGGCGAACCCACTCGATATCACCGCCGTCGGCTGGGGCTATCGGGATGTGTCGCGCGAGACGATTGCCGCGCTCGCGGCGATCCCGGGCGTCGATATCGTGGCCAGCGTCGGGCAGGCGTCGGCCTACGTCGGCTCGCTCGACGAGTATGGCTGGTGGCCGATGGTGGAGGGGCTTGGCGACGTCGCTGCCAGCGGTTCGACGCCGATCGTCGTTGTCAGCACCGTCCCGGATGTCCAGCCCGAGCTGGTCGCGGCGCTGGCGGCCTACGATATCCCGGTCCTGGCCGGGACGCAGACCGCGATCCATGCGATCGCGAGCGCCGGCCGGTATGCCGAGTGGCTTCGCGATCGGCCGGCGCCGGCGGTGGCTGCCCCGATTGACGAGCGGCGACGGGCGAAGGCGCTGGCGCTCCTGCCTCCTGCCGGGTCGGGGGGAGTGTCGGAGACGGTGAGCAAGGCGGTCGCGGATCTCTACGGCATTCCGACGCCGGCCGGCGGCATCGCGACGACGGTGGACGAGGCGCTGGGGATCGCGCGTGAGACAGGGTATCCCGTCGTGCTGAAGATCGAGGCGGACGGGCTGCACCACAAGACGGAGGCCGGCGGCGTTGTGGTCGGCCTTGATAGCGACGACGCGGTGCGGGTCGCGTACCCGGCTCTCGTCAGGCGGGTGATGACCGCCGTGCCGGACGCCGGGATCCGCGGGGTGCGGGTCGAGCGGATGGCGCCGGAGGGGGTCGAGCTGGTTGTCGGCGGGACGAACGATCCGGCATTCGGGCCGGCTGTCGTCGTCGGGATGGGCGGCGTGCTGGTCGAGCTGCTGCGCGACGCGGTCCACGGGCTGGCGCCGGTCGACATGGCCGGCGGGCTTCGGATGCTGGCGGCATTGCGCGGGCGACCGCTCCTGGAGGGGTTCCGCGGGGGGAGGCCGGCCGACACCGAGGCGGTCGCGGCTGCCATCGCCGCGGTCTCGACGTTGCTCTCCGAGCTGCCGGAAGTGCGTGAGATCGACATCAACCCACTGGTCGCGCTCGGGCGTGGCGACGGATGTGTCGCGCTGGACTGCCTGCTCGTGGTCTGA
- a CDS encoding serine hydrolase, whose protein sequence is MLERGVRLAALTALVVVLFAPQLSRSAEAAGVGYFDPTSHTLGGPIREYWESHGGLWLFGYPVSEPYAALSEDGRPIVAQYFERTRLEYHPALDDTPYRVLGGRLGAVLTAGREHQPEFLPVAGAGAGCEYFAPTGHTLCAPFRDWWRDKGGLPIFGYPLSEAFEEGGYTVQYFERARFEWHPENLGTGWEVELGHLGIDDARRTGASTLDAFNAATPVMTTLRVATDLTASPGGEVVGTLNAGTPVRVIDGPRSDRYLVQTPGITGWVAFSTLSWTARPDPRTTRVEPLAAFDPRLAGTVRLVDAWLSVGIYDPASGRLYGDGDGGLIGSASLSKSLLLVVALRQIEAGRFSLDDVRGLIEPMIIYSDNDAPNVLWQMVGGDEGVEETLREAGIDGFTIRVPWDWGQIAATGADWARFYALLGSGQLLSPDHTALALGLMENVTGEHRWGVSTPGADRLGIGKNGWYPDDDPYDWRIASAGFVGAREGAPGVAPLIVVVVAQYPGELGEEWGIATASELTQMAVDHARLRWADHFFDRDRALSSVSRPPLPIRFQTIGFRSMY, encoded by the coding sequence ATGCTTGAACGTGGGGTGAGGCTTGCCGCGCTGACGGCGCTCGTGGTGGTGCTGTTCGCGCCACAATTGTCTCGATCGGCCGAGGCGGCGGGGGTCGGCTACTTCGATCCGACGAGCCACACGCTGGGTGGGCCGATCCGCGAGTACTGGGAATCGCACGGCGGGCTGTGGCTGTTCGGCTACCCCGTGTCCGAGCCGTATGCCGCTCTGTCGGAAGACGGCCGGCCGATCGTCGCGCAGTACTTCGAACGGACCCGGCTGGAATACCACCCGGCGCTGGACGACACGCCCTACCGTGTCCTCGGCGGGCGCCTTGGCGCTGTGTTGACGGCGGGACGCGAACACCAGCCGGAGTTCCTGCCGGTGGCCGGGGCCGGCGCAGGTTGCGAGTATTTCGCGCCGACGGGTCATACGCTCTGCGCGCCATTCCGCGACTGGTGGCGTGACAAGGGCGGCCTGCCGATCTTCGGCTACCCGTTGTCCGAGGCGTTCGAGGAGGGCGGCTACACCGTCCAGTACTTCGAGCGCGCCCGCTTCGAGTGGCACCCGGAAAACCTCGGGACCGGCTGGGAGGTCGAGCTCGGCCACCTAGGCATCGACGATGCCCGGCGAACCGGAGCCTCGACGCTCGACGCGTTCAATGCGGCGACGCCGGTGATGACGACGCTCCGGGTCGCGACGGACCTGACGGCGAGCCCCGGTGGCGAGGTCGTCGGGACGCTGAACGCCGGGACACCCGTCCGGGTCATCGATGGGCCGCGCTCCGACCGCTATCTGGTGCAGACGCCCGGCATCACCGGCTGGGTGGCGTTCTCGACGCTGAGCTGGACGGCGCGCCCCGATCCCAGAACGACGCGGGTCGAACCGCTGGCGGCTTTCGATCCCCGCCTGGCGGGGACTGTCCGGCTGGTCGATGCCTGGCTGAGTGTTGGCATCTACGATCCGGCGTCGGGCCGACTTTATGGCGACGGGGATGGCGGGCTGATCGGGTCGGCCAGCCTGTCGAAGTCGTTGCTGCTGGTGGTCGCGCTTCGTCAGATCGAGGCCGGCCGGTTTTCGCTCGACGACGTGCGCGGGCTGATCGAGCCGATGATCATCTACTCCGACAACGACGCGCCGAACGTGCTCTGGCAGATGGTTGGCGGCGACGAGGGCGTCGAGGAGACACTGCGCGAGGCGGGCATCGACGGGTTCACCATCCGCGTCCCGTGGGACTGGGGGCAGATCGCGGCGACCGGCGCGGACTGGGCGCGCTTCTACGCGCTGCTCGGCAGCGGCCAGCTGCTCTCGCCGGATCACACGGCGCTGGCGCTGGGCTTGATGGAGAACGTGACCGGCGAGCATCGCTGGGGGGTCAGCACGCCGGGCGCGGATCGGCTGGGGATCGGCAAGAACGGCTGGTATCCGGACGATGACCCCTACGACTGGCGGATAGCCAGCGCCGGGTTCGTTGGGGCACGCGAGGGCGCGCCGGGCGTCGCGCCGCTCATCGTCGTCGTCGTCGCGCAGTACCCGGGCGAGCTCGGCGAAGAGTGGGGGATTGCGACGGCGAGCGAGCTGACGCAGATGGCGGTCGACCACGCGCGGCTACGCTGGGCGGATCACTTCTTCGACAGAGATCGGGCGTTGTCCTCGGTCAGCCGACCGCCGCTTCCGATACGGTTCCAGACGATCGGGTTCCGGTCGATGTACTGA
- a CDS encoding esterase-like activity of phytase family protein → MNECGIGGQRGWRGFVAGMVLATLALAGCSGPERAADEPPPPSVVTATAALPAPTEALPGSPTAAGTLATPTMQTLPTATTIPTPVSISRACAPGIDLLGFSDALDKTVVDGVRVGNISAIAWAGGDDYLGLSDRDGFVYRIAFPLGGTPKAQSAFQLTDAAGEPYPTDSIDGEGLALDGGDLLVASEVGPAVNRYDSAGRLLAAFPVPQRFLVAPDGQGTLNQTFESLALSADGQTLWTGNERPLAGDGEDADGRGRVRLLRYRREGDTFVPDAEYAYLTEPGQGLSELIALGDGSLLALERGLSLKTGFTAQVYRVTLGGATDVAQIDALDGAGATPATKTLFVDLSQCPVTPGGGPAGPFSPLLDNFEGMTFGPDLADGRHSLLLVSDDNDQSLQVTRLIVLAIDPRVLP, encoded by the coding sequence ATGAACGAGTGTGGCATCGGTGGACAGAGGGGCTGGCGCGGGTTCGTGGCCGGCATGGTTCTCGCGACGCTGGCGCTGGCCGGCTGTAGCGGGCCGGAGCGGGCTGCCGACGAGCCGCCTCCGCCGTCTGTTGTGACGGCGACCGCGGCGTTGCCGGCGCCGACCGAGGCGCTCCCGGGCAGTCCGACGGCGGCTGGCACGCTGGCAACCCCGACGATGCAGACACTGCCGACAGCGACGACGATTCCGACTCCGGTCAGTATCAGCAGGGCGTGCGCGCCGGGGATCGACCTGCTCGGCTTCTCCGATGCGCTGGACAAGACGGTGGTCGATGGCGTCCGGGTCGGCAACATCTCGGCGATCGCCTGGGCCGGGGGCGACGACTACCTGGGACTCTCCGATCGCGACGGGTTCGTCTATCGGATCGCGTTCCCGCTGGGTGGGACACCGAAGGCGCAGTCGGCGTTCCAGCTGACCGACGCGGCCGGCGAGCCATACCCGACCGACTCGATCGACGGCGAGGGGCTGGCTCTGGATGGCGGCGACCTGCTGGTGGCCTCGGAGGTGGGGCCGGCGGTGAACCGCTACGACTCGGCCGGCCGGCTGTTGGCTGCGTTCCCGGTTCCCCAACGCTTCCTTGTTGCGCCCGACGGGCAGGGGACGCTGAACCAGACGTTCGAGTCGCTGGCGCTCTCTGCGGACGGGCAGACGCTCTGGACGGGCAACGAGCGGCCGCTGGCCGGCGACGGCGAGGACGCCGACGGGCGCGGACGGGTGCGGCTGCTGCGCTACCGACGCGAGGGGGACACGTTCGTGCCGGACGCCGAGTACGCCTACCTGACCGAGCCGGGGCAGGGGCTGTCGGAGCTGATCGCGCTGGGCGACGGGTCGCTGCTGGCGCTGGAGCGGGGCCTCTCGCTGAAGACGGGCTTCACTGCGCAGGTCTACCGCGTGACGCTGGGGGGCGCGACCGACGTGGCGCAGATCGACGCGCTGGATGGCGCGGGGGCGACGCCGGCGACGAAGACCCTGTTCGTCGACCTGAGCCAGTGTCCGGTGACGCCCGGCGGGGGGCCGGCCGGGCCGTTCAGCCCGCTGCTGGACAACTTCGAGGGGATGACGTTCGGCCCGGATCTGGCGGACGGCCGGCACAGTCTGTTGCTGGTCAGCGACGACAACGACCAGTCGCTACAGGTGACGCGCCTGATCGTGCTGGCGATTGATCCGCGGGTGTTGCCATAA